The following are encoded in a window of Staphylospora marina genomic DNA:
- a CDS encoding DNA-directed RNA polymerase subunit beta, with product MSYPDQEKRLEKDSKQLDISQNPKRFPDEVKKPEPDAGLPVGKLKWSKEQEENADGPDESPKKIPSGTRKDSKSPREDLREVAAGAEVPKPAPNAVKFPGPKDSGKSSVGEPREPEPVRSESQSKPSGQEPASPFPKRQESPDPFQAGKESREQASDSESFSSLPPKRPLSLEDTLTPIHFKEYSLDPLPDEKNQEETDLRTGLTRPLKIVPESATDQRTFPDAEDDESPENDTARRVLRMAVKILWLPALLLTSLVVGLMIGHSAIGNEPASDVFDLDMWEHVYRLIYG from the coding sequence ATGAGTTATCCGGATCAGGAAAAGAGATTGGAAAAAGATTCCAAACAGCTGGACATCTCCCAAAATCCGAAACGCTTTCCGGACGAGGTCAAAAAACCGGAACCGGACGCCGGTTTGCCGGTCGGAAAGCTGAAATGGAGCAAAGAACAGGAGGAGAACGCGGACGGACCGGATGAAAGTCCCAAAAAGATCCCGTCGGGAACCAGGAAGGACTCGAAGTCACCTCGGGAAGACCTGCGTGAAGTGGCGGCCGGAGCCGAGGTTCCGAAACCCGCTCCAAACGCCGTGAAGTTCCCCGGACCCAAGGACTCCGGCAAATCGTCCGTGGGTGAACCTCGCGAACCTGAACCGGTCCGATCCGAATCACAGTCGAAGCCGTCCGGTCAGGAACCGGCCTCCCCATTCCCGAAACGGCAGGAATCCCCTGATCCCTTCCAAGCGGGAAAAGAATCGCGGGAACAGGCCTCCGACTCCGAAAGCTTCTCCTCTCTGCCGCCGAAGAGACCGCTTTCACTGGAAGACACGTTGACCCCGATCCACTTCAAGGAATATTCGCTCGATCCCCTTCCCGATGAAAAGAATCAGGAAGAAACGGATCTTCGGACCGGACTCACGAGACCGCTCAAGATTGTCCCGGAATCCGCCACGGATCAACGAACATTCCCGGATGCCGAGGATGATGAGAGCCCGGAAAATGACACGGCCCGGCGTGTGTTGCGCATGGCCGTCAAGATTTTGTGGCTGCCGGCGCTGCTTCTCACATCCCTGGTCGTGGGTCTGATGATCGGTCATTCGGCCATCGGCAATGAGCCGGCCTCCGACGTTTTTGACCTGGACATGTGGGAGCATGTGTATCGTCTCATTTACGGATAA
- a CDS encoding NAD-dependent malic enzyme: MSGRNVTRTIIVETPSRPGNLGRVTTAIGQSGGDIGDITTIKIGPMSTVRDITVHCENDEQLERMLEALHALGGGIRILSVSDEVLKAHEGGKIRTVSRMDIRSLADLRRVYTPGVANVCRVIREDPEKARYYTGIGNTVAIVTDGTAILGLGNIGPLAGMPVMEGKAALFDRFVGISGVPVLLGTSDPDEVVRTLKNIWQGFGGILLEDIGAPHCFEIEERLKEELPIPVMHDDQHGTAVVTLAAVISACRRSRVSLKDASVGQIGLGAAGLAISRMFMAYGVKEMCGVDTRPDALERLERYGGIPLSSVDELMARCDIVIATTGVPGLIRPEQIRPGQIVLALSNPKPEIEPEEALKAGASFAADGRSVNNVLGFPGIFRGVLNAGAKKITHGMLVAAAKAIADHTPEGELVPHPLDPQVHVKVALAVEQAAYQEEVALA, encoded by the coding sequence TTGTCAGGACGCAACGTGACACGAACCATCATCGTAGAAACCCCGTCGAGACCGGGCAATCTCGGACGGGTGACCACGGCCATCGGGCAATCGGGCGGCGACATCGGAGACATCACCACCATCAAGATCGGTCCCATGTCCACGGTCCGGGACATTACCGTCCATTGTGAAAATGACGAACAACTCGAGCGGATGTTGGAAGCTCTTCATGCACTGGGAGGAGGCATCCGCATCCTGTCCGTCTCCGACGAAGTGCTCAAAGCGCACGAAGGCGGCAAAATCCGCACGGTCAGCCGGATGGACATCCGGTCGTTGGCCGATTTGAGGCGCGTTTACACGCCGGGAGTGGCCAACGTTTGCCGGGTAATTCGCGAAGATCCGGAAAAAGCCCGGTATTACACCGGGATCGGCAACACCGTGGCCATCGTCACCGACGGTACCGCCATTTTGGGACTGGGCAACATCGGGCCCCTCGCGGGCATGCCGGTGATGGAAGGGAAAGCCGCTTTGTTTGACCGGTTTGTCGGCATCAGCGGCGTTCCCGTTTTGCTGGGAACCAGCGATCCGGATGAAGTGGTTCGGACGCTCAAGAACATCTGGCAGGGATTCGGAGGCATTCTGCTGGAAGACATCGGGGCTCCGCACTGCTTTGAAATCGAAGAAAGATTGAAAGAGGAGTTGCCGATCCCCGTCATGCATGACGATCAGCACGGAACGGCAGTGGTGACGCTTGCGGCGGTCATTTCCGCCTGCCGCCGGAGCCGGGTGAGTCTCAAGGACGCATCGGTCGGCCAAATCGGTCTGGGGGCGGCCGGTTTGGCGATCAGCCGGATGTTCATGGCGTACGGAGTGAAAGAAATGTGCGGGGTGGACACCCGTCCGGATGCGCTGGAGCGTCTGGAACGTTATGGAGGAATCCCTCTCTCGTCGGTGGACGAACTGATGGCGCGCTGCGACATCGTCATCGCCACGACGGGAGTTCCCGGACTGATTCGTCCGGAGCAGATCCGTCCCGGACAGATCGTGCTCGCCCTGTCCAATCCCAAGCCTGAAATCGAACCGGAAGAGGCATTGAAAGCGGGCGCATCCTTTGCCGCGGACGGCCGTTCCGTCAACAACGTGTTGGGATTCCCGGGCATCTTCCGCGGTGTGCTCAACGCGGGAGCCAAAAAGATCACCCACGGCATGCTGGTGGCGGCGGCGAAGGCCATTGCCGATCACACACCGGAGGGTGAATTGGTCCCGCATCCTCTCGATCCCCAGGTTCATGTGAAGGTGGCCCTGGCGGTCGAGCAGGCGGCATACCAAGAGGAAGTCGCTTTGGCTTGA
- the spoIIID gene encoding sporulation transcriptional regulator SpoIIID has product MHDYIKERTIKIGNYFVETRNTVRMIAKEFGVSKSTVHKDLTERLPEINPELASKVKEILEYHKSIRHIRGGEATKIKYKRKAASESGKQKAVSVKV; this is encoded by the coding sequence GTGCATGATTACATCAAGGAACGTACGATCAAGATCGGCAATTATTTTGTCGAGACGCGCAACACCGTCCGTATGATCGCGAAAGAATTCGGCGTGTCCAAGAGTACGGTGCACAAGGACCTGACCGAAAGGTTGCCGGAGATCAACCCCGAGTTGGCCAGCAAGGTCAAGGAAATCCTGGAGTACCACAAGTCGATTCGCCACATTCGGGGCGGTGAAGCCACCAAAATCAAGTACAAGCGCAAAGCAGCTTCGGAAAGCGGCAAACAGAAGGCCGTGTCCGTAAAGGTCTGA
- a CDS encoding glycosyltransferase family 4 protein: MRVLVISHMYPNPVNPMSGIFVHNQNRALAGKGAEVRVVVPIPRFPLYPKWKGYRSLPAQTVIDGILVHHVPTLMFPGGFFFRMYGDLYIRSLREAIRNIREAFPFDVIHAHTAYPDGFAAAALKEEFGVPAVCTAHGSDLLLYPARDRKVHDRTVESLRGNDRVITVSRRLEREARKMCPEADVRTVYNGFDPERFKPVSREEARKRLGLGVTGPMILYVGNLLPVKGVHFLLQAFKRAEAAELGATLVLVGDGPLRASLERQARELGIAGNVKFMGRRPHEEIPDWISASDMVVLTSLSEGLPSILLESMGCGRPMVATDVGGISELLVDGETGLLARPKDPEQIAECLRRMLTEEGLRERLAGRALDRSRELVWEQNANTVLACFRELTERKTL, encoded by the coding sequence ATGCGTGTCCTGGTCATTTCCCATATGTATCCCAATCCGGTCAATCCCATGTCCGGCATCTTTGTGCACAACCAGAACAGGGCATTGGCGGGCAAGGGGGCGGAGGTGCGCGTCGTCGTTCCGATTCCCCGCTTTCCGCTTTATCCCAAATGGAAAGGTTACCGGTCGCTCCCGGCGCAAACGGTGATCGACGGAATCCTTGTTCATCATGTGCCGACCTTGATGTTTCCCGGCGGCTTTTTCTTTCGGATGTACGGGGATTTGTACATTCGCTCCCTGAGGGAGGCGATCCGAAACATCCGCGAAGCGTTTCCGTTTGATGTCATTCATGCTCATACCGCGTATCCGGACGGTTTTGCCGCGGCGGCTTTGAAAGAGGAATTCGGGGTTCCGGCCGTATGCACCGCCCACGGTTCGGACCTTCTTCTGTATCCGGCCAGAGACCGGAAGGTGCATGACCGGACGGTGGAATCACTTCGGGGCAATGACCGGGTGATCACCGTGAGCCGCCGCTTGGAACGGGAAGCCCGGAAGATGTGTCCCGAGGCCGACGTCCGAACCGTGTACAACGGCTTTGATCCGGAACGATTCAAGCCCGTGTCCCGGGAAGAGGCGCGAAAGCGGCTGGGACTGGGAGTGACGGGGCCGATGATCCTGTATGTGGGGAATCTGCTTCCTGTCAAGGGTGTTCATTTCCTGCTCCAGGCATTCAAACGGGCCGAAGCGGCGGAACTCGGCGCAACGCTGGTGTTGGTGGGGGACGGACCGCTTCGCGCTTCCCTGGAAAGGCAGGCGAGGGAGCTCGGCATTGCCGGAAACGTCAAGTTCATGGGGAGACGCCCGCATGAAGAAATCCCCGACTGGATTTCCGCGTCCGACATGGTGGTGCTCACCAGTTTGAGCGAGGGGCTTCCGTCCATCCTGCTGGAATCGATGGGGTGCGGAAGACCGATGGTGGCCACCGACGTGGGCGGCATTTCCGAACTGTTGGTGGACGGGGAAACCGGCTTGTTGGCCCGGCCGAAAGATCCGGAGCAGATTGCGGAGTGTCTGAGGAGAATGCTCACGGAGGAAGGACTCCGGGAACGGTTGGCCGGCCGCGCGCTGGACCGGTCCCGCGAACTGGTCTGGGAGCAAAACGCCAATACGGTGCTGGCTTGTTTCCGCGAGTTGACGGAACGAAAAACTTTATGA
- a CDS encoding CDP-alcohol phosphatidyltransferase family protein, giving the protein MNLPNFLTMVRFLLIPVYLMVFFSDLSGRMYWALGILLLAGLTDVVDGYLARRNKQVTQLGIMLDPLADKLMMIAVFLSLLFSGKISVGAAVAILFRDLAMIVCSAFFHLRGKKTVPANLMGKMTTFLFYVVLVMLMFGLPHAGVLLWGVIALSYVTTIIYMFQFRAVNRV; this is encoded by the coding sequence ATGAACTTGCCCAATTTCCTGACAATGGTTCGTTTTCTGCTGATACCTGTTTACCTGATGGTCTTTTTTTCCGACCTGTCGGGGCGCATGTACTGGGCGTTGGGGATACTTCTTCTCGCAGGGCTGACGGATGTGGTGGACGGATATCTTGCCAGGCGCAACAAGCAGGTGACCCAGCTGGGGATCATGTTGGATCCCCTTGCCGACAAACTCATGATGATCGCTGTCTTTCTGTCGTTGCTCTTTTCCGGGAAGATCAGCGTGGGGGCGGCGGTGGCCATCTTGTTCAGGGATTTGGCCATGATCGTGTGTTCCGCGTTCTTTCACTTGCGGGGCAAAAAGACGGTTCCGGCCAACCTGATGGGGAAAATGACCACCTTCCTGTTTTATGTCGTCCTGGTCATGCTCATGTTCGGCCTTCCGCATGCCGGGGTGTTACTCTGGGGGGTCATCGCGCTTTCTTACGTCACCACCATCATTTACATGTTCCAGTTCCGGGCGGTGAACCGTGTCTGA
- the fabZ gene encoding 3-hydroxyacyl-ACP dehydratase FabZ translates to MEMDVVKIQEIIPHRYPFLLVDRIVEMEPGKRAVGLKNVTINEPFFQGHFPRYPVMPGVLIIEALAQVGAVAVLGMEENRGKLAFFAGIDKVRFRDQVKPGDVLTLEVEMTRVRGSIGKGRGVARVGEKIVAEGELMFALS, encoded by the coding sequence ATGGAAATGGATGTCGTCAAGATTCAGGAAATCATTCCCCATCGGTATCCCTTCCTGCTGGTGGACCGGATTGTGGAGATGGAGCCGGGCAAGCGGGCGGTGGGATTGAAAAACGTGACGATCAATGAACCGTTTTTCCAAGGGCATTTTCCCAGGTATCCCGTCATGCCCGGAGTCCTGATCATCGAGGCCCTGGCCCAGGTCGGGGCGGTGGCGGTGCTCGGAATGGAAGAAAACCGCGGAAAGCTCGCGTTTTTTGCGGGAATTGACAAGGTTCGGTTCCGGGATCAGGTCAAACCCGGAGACGTGCTCACGCTGGAAGTGGAAATGACCCGTGTCAGGGGAAGCATCGGAAAAGGCCGCGGAGTGGCTCGGGTCGGGGAGAAGATCGTGGCCGAAGGTGAATTGATGTTTGCCCTTTCCTGA
- a CDS encoding Gfo/Idh/MocA family protein encodes MIRYGIVGCGHIAKKHVAAIEAADGAKLVAVCDTNEARLAEFATGEVKGFTDLAEMLKTDIDVVCICTPSGLHARLAVQAAEAGKHVIVEKPMALTLEDADAIIDACERNGVKLAVVHPNRFRPAAVELKRMIDSGAFGKIGHVNATVRWNRNQAYFDQAPWRGTRAMDGGVLMNQAIHNMDLLLWMAGEVEEVFTYDATRIRDIEAEDTSVSVIRFKNGVLGVLEAAVTIYPKNLEESLSVFGEKGTAIIGGPTANWIRHWTFEGLDEAEASAVIQRVENDPFGVPGHQCIIEDMNAAIREDREPTVSGIDGRNALAFVIACQRSAQERRPVRIEELARK; translated from the coding sequence GTGATCCGCTACGGCATTGTAGGTTGCGGCCATATCGCCAAGAAGCATGTCGCGGCGATCGAAGCGGCGGACGGAGCAAAGCTTGTAGCCGTGTGCGATACCAACGAAGCCCGTCTCGCGGAATTTGCGACGGGAGAGGTCAAGGGATTCACCGATCTTGCGGAAATGCTGAAAACGGACATTGACGTGGTGTGCATCTGCACGCCCAGCGGCCTGCACGCCCGGCTCGCCGTTCAGGCGGCCGAAGCCGGCAAGCATGTCATCGTGGAAAAGCCGATGGCCCTGACGCTGGAAGATGCGGACGCCATCATCGACGCGTGCGAACGGAACGGAGTCAAGCTGGCGGTCGTCCACCCCAACCGGTTCCGCCCGGCCGCGGTGGAGCTGAAACGGATGATCGATTCCGGAGCGTTCGGCAAAATCGGACACGTCAACGCGACCGTTCGCTGGAACCGGAACCAGGCTTATTTTGATCAGGCTCCCTGGCGCGGAACCCGTGCGATGGACGGCGGCGTACTGATGAACCAGGCCATACACAACATGGATCTGCTTTTGTGGATGGCGGGGGAAGTGGAAGAAGTGTTCACGTATGACGCCACGCGGATTCGCGACATCGAGGCGGAAGACACGTCGGTTTCCGTGATTCGTTTCAAAAACGGCGTGCTCGGCGTCCTGGAAGCGGCCGTGACCATCTATCCGAAAAACCTGGAAGAGTCGCTCAGCGTGTTCGGGGAAAAGGGAACGGCCATCATCGGAGGACCGACGGCCAACTGGATCCGTCACTGGACGTTCGAAGGTCTGGATGAAGCGGAAGCGTCCGCCGTCATTCAACGGGTGGAAAACGATCCGTTCGGGGTTCCGGGTCATCAGTGCATCATCGAGGACATGAACGCGGCGATTCGCGAAGACCGGGAGCCCACCGTTTCAGGCATCGACGGCAGGAATGCGCTGGCTTTCGTCATCGCCTGCCAGCGGTCCGCCCAGGAACGTCGTCCGGTGCGGATCGAAGAGCTTGCGAGGAAATGA